The nucleotide sequence GATGCCCCGCCGCGCCAGGCGATGGCGGGTCCATGCCGCCGCCGGATCCGCCACGCCAAGGACCATTATCGAGGCGACCAGGGTGGATTCGCGGCAGAGTCCAAACCGGTAGAGCGTCACCAGGATGGCCGCCGCCAAGAGGTAATACGTCGTCGCGTTGAAATGATTTTTCTCGACGCGGCGCATCAGTTTTCCGTAAAACGGCAGCCGGGCCACCGCCTCGTTCGATCGCGGTGAATAGAAACGGATGAGGTCAATGCCCAACGCGATGGCGGTTTCGGCCCATGCGAAGATCACCATGATATCCGCGCCGGGAATTACGCCATTCAGGTCTTTCCATAGATAGAAAATGGCGATCATCAGTAGGCAGCCGGCAAAATGCCATAGCTTCCGCATCGCATTCCATTCGTATTCTCGTTCCACATGTGTCATGGCGTATTTCGACCCTGGATGATTTATCCCCCGGCGGCGTTTTTGGTTCCCGTAGATTGCGGCGCCGGGCTTTCCCCGGTTCCGGCCTCCGGGCCGGCGTCCCTGAACAGGCGTTTCAGCCGCGGGTATTCGTCAATCAGATGGCGCGGAACGACGACCTCTTTGACGCCGAGATCGTGTTGGATTTCAAGCGCGTTCACCACGGCTTGGCCGCGATAATGATTATTCGTGATGACATAGATTTCATCCGCCTGGCCGCGCATGGAGGCGATCCGCGCGATCCAGGGCGCCAGTTCACCCGGCGAATAGAGGTAGTCGTACCGGGCATTGCGGCCCGCGTCCTCGCGGAACCAGTTGGCCTCGTTGCGGCCGTGAAACCGCACATACGCCAGCGGCGCCGTCACATGCGCGGACGGTCCAATCGAACCGGCGATTTGTGGCTGATCGATGTTGCAGAAGGCGGCCCGGCGATTGCGTAGGCCGGTGTGGACCTCCCCACGATCCCATGAGTCGTGCCGGAGTTCGACGGCTAGGGGAAACCCGTCGAACCATTCGAGAAGCCGCGCCAGCCATGCGCGGTTGTCCGGGGTCCGCTTGAAACGCCATGGAAACTGGATCAGCAGCGCCCCAAACCGGCCTGCCTCGACAAGCGGCGCCAGACCCTCCCGGACGGCCCTAACGTCGTCTTCCGAAGGCTCCGGGTCGCGGGTATGGGTAAAGCGTTCCCACAGTTTCGCCGTAAACTTGAACCGTGGATGGTCCGACACGTGCCGGACCCACGACGCGGCATGCCGCGCATCGGGCGGCCGGTAGAACGTCGCGTTGATTTCGATGGTGTCGAACCATTGCGCCAGATAGGCCGCCGGATGCTGCCCGCGCCCCGTTCCCGCCGGGTACACAATCCCCTTCCAGTCCTCATACGACCAGCCCGCCGGTCCCACGCGTATCGCTGCATTCGACGCCATGCGGCCATTATACTCCCAAAAGGCGAAACGGCCTTTTGTTTGCATGCAACCGCCTGTTGACAGGAATAACCCGGTATGGTAGTCTGGATTTGTGGAAAATAGAACGAAAGGGAGCGGACGGCCCTTGGGGGTCTGGCCGTTCCTTTCTGTGTTGAATAGAGTGATGTATGGGCGATGCGGCCGGACATCACCATCCAGAGCCGTTCAAGATGTGCCCAAGAGGCGTGGATCACCTCATCCAAGACAGGGGTAGTTATGTGCCTTTTGCATACCTTGCCCCTTTTTGGTTGATGTTGGCGAGCGTTATTGCAAAAAAAACCAGAAAGTTTGCGATCAAGTGAAAAAAGTAGGCAAACGCAAACCCACTGAAGCGCGGGAAAACGGTCTTCAGTACACAGCCAAGGCTCCTACTTCCCAAAAAACATTTCGTTTCATAGATCTATTTTGCGGGATAGGCGGCTTCCGAATTGCTTTTGAGAAAGCCGGGTGCAAGTGTTTGTGGTCCTGTGACTGGGACAAACATGCACAAATCACATATGAGGCTAATTTCGGTGAAAAACCCGCAGGGGATATTCATTCCATTGCCGTTGCCGATATTCCAAACCATGACATACTATGTGCCGGTTTTCCTTGCCAGCCTTTTAGCATTGCCGGAGTGTCCAAAAAAAACAGTTTGGGGCGAAGGCATGGTTTTGAAGATGAATATCAAGGAAATTTGTTTTTCTCCATAGCGGAGATTATTGATTATCACAAACCGGCGGCGTTTGTTTTGGAAAATGTAAAAAACCTCAAGAGTCACGATGGAGGGCGTACTTTTGATGTTATCCATCGTACACTTACCCAGGCGCTTGGTTATACTGTTTACTACAAGGTCATTGATGCCAAGAACGTGGTTCCACAACATCGTGAACGAGTCTTTTTGGTGGGTTTTCGTCCTTGGTGTTGGTTCGATTTTCCTGAATTTCCCGAAAATGGTCCGGTGCTTGCCTCAATCCTTGAAACAGAAGTTTCTTCCAATTACACGCTAACGGAACACCTTTGGCAATATCTGCAGGATTATGCGAAGAAGCATCAGGCGGCCGGAAATGGTTTTGGGTATGGACTGTGCTCGGGCCAAGATGTTGCCAGAACGCTGAGCGCACGTTATTATAAGGATGGGTCGGAAATTCTAATCTCCCAAGGCCAAGACAAGGTTCCACGGCGATTGACGCCCCGCGAGTGCGCAAGGCTTATGGGATTTCCCGATCATTTCAAAATTCCTGTTTCCGACACGCAGGCATACAAACAATTTGGAAATTCCGTGGTTGTCCCTGTCGTTGAAAAAATTGCGGCCAATGTTGTAAACGCGCTGACGAGAGGCAGCGACTATCAGCCAGAGATGGTGCTCTGCGCCGACAAAAAAACTGCATACGCATTCGGTGGCATTCGCAACAGGAATGGAAAAAACAGGAAAAAGGAAAACTCAAAATGAGGGGGCCGTCCATTGATCGTTTTCTCAGAAGCAACGAGTGGGATATGCCCTTTTTCAAGCGACTTGCACATAATGACACCGGAAGAGCGCGCGGGCACCAAGGGGGGATTGTTATACCAAAGGAGTTAAGAAAGTATTTTCCAAGGCTGGATGAGTCCGGCGTGTCCATGTTTTCCCCCACATGCGATCGCCATTTGCAGGCAGAGTTATATGTTGGAACAACATATGTCGGCATTGTGCGAACAAGATACCAGATCCAGACATGGGGTGGGACTCGCCAGCCGGAATCGCGTATTACCGAAAATCTTGCCGAACTAAGAGGCCATGCAAATGCTGGCGATTTGCTCATTTTCCAAAGACGGGCCGATTCTACGGATCGTTTTCGTCTGTTGCTTCTTAAACAGGGGACAAACGCATACGATCTTGTCGGCAATCTGGTGGCATCGCGACGTTGGGGGCCTCTTTATTCCCAAGATCTTCCTGTTTCACAAGAGGATTTACAAGTTGCCCATTCAAACATCGAGACGCTTTCGCGTTCCGAGTTTACATTGCTTGCCCCAAGAATCCAACGCGTTGAAGCCCGTCACACGCGCATAGCCCGGAGCGCCGCATTTAGGGACCGGATCAGGATGGAATACGGGTATAAATGCTGTGTGACAGGGATCAATCTTATGACCCCAACGCAGATGCACGAGGTTGAATCGGCGCATGTGGTTCCAATAAGCGAAGGCGGCACCGATGACATACGCAACGGTATTGCCCTGATTCAAACCTTGCATTGGGCTTTTGACCGGGGTTTGTTTGGGATTTCTTCCCGTCGCCAAGTCTACATTCCCAACCGGATTCTGGAAATGCCGGAAAACGACTTTCTCCGGCAGTTTCATGGCAAATCCATTTCCGAGGCAACGACACAGGATTTTCACGTTCACAAAGATGCTTTGGAGTGGCACCTCGAACATCGTGTCAGGCAGTGGGAATAGGATTTCGTGGAAATAGAAACAACCGGCATTCCCGTGCCGCTTGCAAGAATCGTTATTCGTGGATATTTGGGCAAAAGAAAAACGTTCGGATATCATGTCCCGCATTCGCTCCCGCGGAAACAAAAGAACCGAACTTCGTTTGATTGAAATACTTCGACAGTACAAAATTACAGGATGGAAAAGAAGCCAAAATGTTTTCGGGAAACCGGATTTTGTTTTTTGGAAAGAACGGGTAGCGGTATTTGTGGACGGATGCTTCTGGCATCGCTGCCCGAAGTGCTATCGTGCCCCTTCAACAAACCAGGCCTTTTGGAATTCGAAAATGGCACGCAATGTGGCAAGGGATCGTGAGGTTTTGAACGTTCTCAAAAGGGGAAGATGGGTTGTGCTGCGAATCTGGGAACACCAGTTAGTTCATGCGGGACGTGTCGCATGGCGCATAAATCATGCGTTGCATAAGGGTTTCAAAAGACTGGAGACAGGGAAAAAGACCTGAACTCGTCCGATTAGTCTTAGTAGCCGGAAAGGAATAAAGGTCGCAGCTTATGGTATGGGCAAATTACAATCGCGATTGAAACATGCAATGAATTCGCGTTCTGCATGAAGCGAGTTGCTACCTTTATTTATTTCCACCGCCTTAGTGCTTTGATCGTTTCGTTTTTTGCGTCGTTTCCATTATGATTCAAGGCACGGCCGTGCCTGCGGCGAGGCAGGCATGTCATCGTGAAAGCGTTTTGAAACGACGTGAAGATCCTGATTCTAACCCAATATTTTCCGCCGGAATTCGGCGCGGCGGCCACGCGCAACTCGGAACATGCCCGCTTCTGGGCCGAGGCCGGTCATGCGGTCGAAGTATGCACCGGCATGCCGAACTATCCCGCCGGCGTCGTCCACGAGGCCTATCGCGGGAAATGGTACGTGCGCGAGGAAAAGGACGGCTACGTTGTTCACCGCGCGTGGATCTACGCGACGCCGAACCGCGCGGTATGGCGGCGGGCGCTGGCTTCGCTCACTTTCCTTGTTTCGGGCCTGATCTGCGGCGTGTGCAAATGCCGGCGCCCGGATGTCGTCATTGCCTCGTCGGGACCGTTCTTCGTGGGGCCTTTGGGCTGGCTGCTCAGCGTGATCAAGCGCGCCGCGTTTGTCTTTGAAGTGCGCGACCTGCTGCCGCAGCAGGCGATTGATGTCGGCATGATCCGAAATCCCCTCGCCATTGCGCTCCTGAAAAGCATCGAGGCGTTCCTCTACCGGCGCGCGAAACGGATCGTCGCCGTCGCGCCCGCCTCGGCGAAGGCGCTGGCGGACCGCGGATTCGACGCGAACACAATCGTCACCATCGAAAACGGCATCCGATCCGATTTCTTCGTGCCCGCCCCGCGCGAGAATGACATCCGCGCGCAGTATGGCTGGCAGGATCGCTTCATCGCGATGTATATCGGCGCGCACGGCGTGTCGCAGGGATTGTTCACGCTGCTTGAAGCCGCCGAGCGCCTCGCGGATCTCGAGGATGTGCGCTTCGTGTTCGTGGGCGATGGGGCCGACAAGCCCCGCATGGTGGAGTGGGCGAAAACCCGCGGACTGCGCAATGTCGAATTCCTCCCCCTGCAGGACAAGGATCTCATGCCTGCGTTCTACGCCGCCGCCGACGCGTGTTTCGTGCCCTTGCGCAAAGGCGATTACTTTCGCATCAACATTCCGTCCAAAATCTTCGAGATCATGGCGTGCGCGCGCCCCGTCATCCTCGGCGCCGAAGGACAGGCCCTCGACATTCTCCAGCAAGCGGGGGGCGGCATTCCCGTCGCTCCCGAAGATCCGGAAGCGTTCGCCGAAGCCGTCCGCCGCCTTCGCGCGGATCCCGCGCTGGCCGGTTCGCTCGGCGCGAACGGCCGCGCCTACGTCGTCGAACATTTCGATCGCCGCCGCAAGGCCGCGGACTATATCAAAGCGCTCACGATGTAATCCCGCGGAAGATCGGCGGGCCTTGTTTATCCTTCCCGGCGCAATGACTTGATGAGTTCGAGCAGTCGGTCTCCGACGTTTACATGGCGGAGAATGCCGTGCTTGTCAATCAGCACGATTTGGGGGATGTAATGGATATCGTAGGCGCCGAAGGTCCGGAACGGTTCGGCGTCGCGGCCCACGGGGAATTCGATCCGGTATTCCTCGACATATCGCCGCACTTCGGCGGGTTCCTTGCCGCCGTCATGGATGCCGACAAGGGCCACCTCCGCATCGTCCTTGAGCAACACGTGGATTGCACGCAGTTCCTCGATGGTGTTGCGTCCCGCGGATCGTTCGTCGAATCCGCCCCAAAACAACAGGACGATCACGCGGCCCTTGAGCGATTCGAGCGTCAGGGGTTCCGAATTGAACCAGGTATCGCATGCGATGGGCGGCGCCGGACGATCCAGCATGTCCGTGAAGGGGTTGTCTCCCGGCAAGGTTTCGGCGCGCCGGGGATCGGCGTCGAAGGGTTTGAGTGTTGCCTGCAACGGTTTGGGGTCATCCAAGGTTGCGTTGAAATCCACGCGCCAGAAACGATCGGCGTGCTCGGCGCGAAACGGGACGGTGCGGTCGGGCGGCGCCTGCCGCAGGACAATGCGGAACCGTCCTTCGGTGTCCGGCAAGGCCCAAAGCGGCGGATCCATTCCCCGCGTGGCGATGAGCACGCGCGATTCGGGTTGTCCTTCGGGCCCCGTGATCGCGCCTTCGATGATCGGCAATGCCTTCAACCGGACCGGCGCCAGTTCGAGTTTCAATGGATTCTCGGCCGCAATCCGAATATCGCCCCGGTGCTCGGTTTCATAGCCGTCCGGCGGCATGATGCGCAGGCGGCCTTCGACGGGCGGCGCGCCCACTTCGAAACGCCCGTCCTGCCTCGTCAAGGTTTCGGCGCACAGTTCGTTTTCGATCCAATACGAAACCGGCGTTCCCGGACACGGTTTTCCATCGGGATACTGGATTACCCCGGACAACAGGCGCGGCGCTTCAAGTACGATATTCACGACGTTTTGTTTTTCGTCCGCGCCGGCCGAAATGCCCGCCGATCGCGGCGGGGCATAGGCGTGATGCGCCACCGCGACAAAGTAATCGCCGGGGAGGACCGTGACATGGTAATAACCGTCGGGATCGGTCAGTGCTTCCGCGGCGACACGCTGCGCGCCGGCGCCCGTGCGCAGAACGGTCACGCATGCACGCGCCACGCCGGCGCCGTTGTCCGCCGTGACGCGTCCCCGCAGTTTCACGCCCGAATTGAGGATAATCGTCTGTTCCTTGTCCGAAACGGGCAGATACGCCACATGCGAATCGGCGTAGTCGCGATGCCCCACCACGAATTGGACGTGGCCGCCCTTGAGAAGCGCCGGAATCGCCAAGCGACCCTCGGCGTCGCTGCGCATCGGGGGAAATCCGTCCGTGCCCAAGCCGGACACCGGCACGTCGAAGGCGTCGGACACACGGAGATGGCGGATAAAGGCGCCCGCCACCGGTTCGAACGATTCGTTCTTGACACG is from Candidatus Hydrogenedentota bacterium and encodes:
- a CDS encoding glycosyltransferase family 4 protein; this encodes MKILILTQYFPPEFGAAATRNSEHARFWAEAGHAVEVCTGMPNYPAGVVHEAYRGKWYVREEKDGYVVHRAWIYATPNRAVWRRALASLTFLVSGLICGVCKCRRPDVVIASSGPFFVGPLGWLLSVIKRAAFVFEVRDLLPQQAIDVGMIRNPLAIALLKSIEAFLYRRAKRIVAVAPASAKALADRGFDANTIVTIENGIRSDFFVPAPRENDIRAQYGWQDRFIAMYIGAHGVSQGLFTLLEAAERLADLEDVRFVFVGDGADKPRMVEWAKTRGLRNVEFLPLQDKDLMPAFYAAADACFVPLRKGDYFRINIPSKIFEIMACARPVILGAEGQALDILQQAGGGIPVAPEDPEAFAEAVRRLRADPALAGSLGANGRAYVVEHFDRRRKAADYIKALTM
- a CDS encoding DUF72 domain-containing protein gives rise to the protein MASNAAIRVGPAGWSYEDWKGIVYPAGTGRGQHPAAYLAQWFDTIEINATFYRPPDARHAASWVRHVSDHPRFKFTAKLWERFTHTRDPEPSEDDVRAVREGLAPLVEAGRFGALLIQFPWRFKRTPDNRAWLARLLEWFDGFPLAVELRHDSWDRGEVHTGLRNRRAAFCNIDQPQIAGSIGPSAHVTAPLAYVRFHGRNEANWFREDAGRNARYDYLYSPGELAPWIARIASMRGQADEIYVITNNHYRGQAVVNALEIQHDLGVKEVVVPRHLIDEYPRLKRLFRDAGPEAGTGESPAPQSTGTKNAAGG
- a CDS encoding HNH endonuclease, whose translation is MRGPSIDRFLRSNEWDMPFFKRLAHNDTGRARGHQGGIVIPKELRKYFPRLDESGVSMFSPTCDRHLQAELYVGTTYVGIVRTRYQIQTWGGTRQPESRITENLAELRGHANAGDLLIFQRRADSTDRFRLLLLKQGTNAYDLVGNLVASRRWGPLYSQDLPVSQEDLQVAHSNIETLSRSEFTLLAPRIQRVEARHTRIARSAAFRDRIRMEYGYKCCVTGINLMTPTQMHEVESAHVVPISEGGTDDIRNGIALIQTLHWAFDRGLFGISSRRQVYIPNRILEMPENDFLRQFHGKSISEATTQDFHVHKDALEWHLEHRVRQWE
- the dcm gene encoding DNA (cytosine-5-)-methyltransferase, producing MDLFCGIGGFRIAFEKAGCKCLWSCDWDKHAQITYEANFGEKPAGDIHSIAVADIPNHDILCAGFPCQPFSIAGVSKKNSLGRRHGFEDEYQGNLFFSIAEIIDYHKPAAFVLENVKNLKSHDGGRTFDVIHRTLTQALGYTVYYKVIDAKNVVPQHRERVFLVGFRPWCWFDFPEFPENGPVLASILETEVSSNYTLTEHLWQYLQDYAKKHQAAGNGFGYGLCSGQDVARTLSARYYKDGSEILISQGQDKVPRRLTPRECARLMGFPDHFKIPVSDTQAYKQFGNSVVVPVVEKIAANVVNALTRGSDYQPEMVLCADKKTAYAFGGIRNRNGKNRKKENSK
- a CDS encoding carboxypeptidase regulatory-like domain-containing protein, translated to MNSCHAEKRLNGTTARPASAMLTILCLWILFTGTAFAFDVTGAVVGPEGKPVPGARVWLWQDYTARHVDTDAGGAFAFGGVAPRPAVLVAYQEGFSLGGHTAAVIGSGSVTLALGEAASLAIRVKNESFEPVAGAFIRHLRVSDAFDVPVSGLGTDGFPPMRSDAEGRLAIPALLKGGHVQFVVGHRDYADSHVAYLPVSDKEQTIILNSGVKLRGRVTADNGAGVARACVTVLRTGAGAQRVAAEALTDPDGYYHVTVLPGDYFVAVAHHAYAPPRSAGISAGADEKQNVVNIVLEAPRLLSGVIQYPDGKPCPGTPVSYWIENELCAETLTRQDGRFEVGAPPVEGRLRIMPPDGYETEHRGDIRIAAENPLKLELAPVRLKALPIIEGAITGPEGQPESRVLIATRGMDPPLWALPDTEGRFRIVLRQAPPDRTVPFRAEHADRFWRVDFNATLDDPKPLQATLKPFDADPRRAETLPGDNPFTDMLDRPAPPIACDTWFNSEPLTLESLKGRVIVLLFWGGFDERSAGRNTIEELRAIHVLLKDDAEVALVGIHDGGKEPAEVRRYVEEYRIEFPVGRDAEPFRTFGAYDIHYIPQIVLIDKHGILRHVNVGDRLLELIKSLRREG
- a CDS encoding very short patch repair endonuclease; this translates as MDIWAKEKRSDIMSRIRSRGNKRTELRLIEILRQYKITGWKRSQNVFGKPDFVFWKERVAVFVDGCFWHRCPKCYRAPSTNQAFWNSKMARNVARDREVLNVLKRGRWVVLRIWEHQLVHAGRVAWRINHALHKGFKRLETGKKT